In Antarcticibacterium arcticum, the genomic stretch ACATCCCAGGCAGGTGCCGGCATCGTTTCAGGATGACCAAGGAATTGTAAAATTATAAAGAGGAGTGGTCCCAGGAAAAGAACAACTGTTTTAAACGGCCTGTTCATAAAATACGTAAACTTGATATTTCTTAATTATTTTGATGTTGAGGCCTGGGCAAAATCAAGCACTGCGTTCCAAACCCGGAAAACGTTTTGGTAACAAATTTTTTCAATGTCCTCATTTGAATATCCCCTTCGCAGCAGTTCAGCTATTAAATTTGGAAAATGGGAAACATCTTTAAGACCTTCAGGGAGAGAATCGCCCACCCCGTCATAATCTGATCCCAGTCCCACGTGATCTATTCCTATAAGCTGCACCACGTGGTCAATATGATCTGCTACCTTGGCGACATTGGAGAATTTATAAGGATTCTCTTTTCTGAATTGTTCTATATAAGGTTGAGCCGCAGAATCATTTTCGGTTAATCCTTGTTTTTCCAGTTCGTTTTTAAGTTTTTCATTAATACGGTTTCCTGATTCCTGTGAGTCGATATCTAAAAAGTCTGATCCAAAATTGATCTGAATCACTCCGCCATTTTCTCCCAGCGCTTTAATAAGCTCGTCATTCATATTCCGTTCAAAACCCGGGGTGAATTTTTCGGCTGAAGAATGTGAAGCGATCACGGGCACCTTTGTAACTTCCATCACATCGTGAAAAGCATTATTGGAAATATGGCTTACATCTACCATGATCCCCACCCGGTTTATTTCTTCTACCACTTTCCTCCCGAAGTCACTAAGCCCCCCGTGGGTAGCAGTGGTATCATAGGAAGCATCTGTGATCTCATTATCTTTTCCGTGGGACAGAGTGATGTATCTTATGCCCCGATTAAAGAAATATTCTACATTTTTAAGATCGCCTTCAATAGGCGCTCCATTCTCCATTCCCATAGGTAAGGAGATCTTCCCGGCTTTAAAGTTTTTTTCAACATCGGCAGGACTGTTGGCCAGGGCAAAATGTTCAGGATAGGTGGTGGTTATAGATTGAACAAGATCTATTAGAGAATCGGCCAGGGCTTTTGCGCCGCCGGTTTCCTGTAATTCAGCAGGGATATAAATACTCATAAAAGGAGCATCAAGTCCTCCTTTTTTGGCCCTTTCAAGATCAAAATCTCCAATACCAGCATCTATAACCGTACTGCCATTCTCCAGAGTTATAAGATCGATTCCTTCACTTTTTAATCTGTAAGGCAAATCCACGTGGCCATCTGTAATAATAAAAGCATGAGCCAGCGAATCTGCTTTCCGAAGCAAAGCTTCTTCAGCTATTGCTTCATTATTGATGTCCTTATTTTGATTATCATTTTTACAACCAATCATAGCAATGGCAAGAAAAGGCAATATGTGTTTAATTTTCATATGTATTTATTTCTAGAGGGAAAGGTATTTATTTTTGCTGAACCACCTGGTTCCATTATGATAAAACCCGGAAGATGATCCTTCCGGGTTATTTTATCCAATTTCTGTTACATTTTTACGCCCGGAAGGTTTGCCGGTTTTTTTGTTTGCCATAGAAATGGTGTCGCTTTTTTATTCTCAGGATGTATCTCATCAAGGGTTCCTGCCTCATAGATCACTCCATTCTTGATCACATATTTGACACTATTGCTGTTCCGGATATTTTCCAGCGGATTCTTATCCAGAATTACAAGATCGGCAAGTTTTCCCGGTTCAATACTTCCTAGGTCGCCGTCAAGTCCCAGGCTTTCAGCACCCAAAAGAGTCGCAGTTTTTAAAGCTGTGTGAGGTTCCATACCCCCACTTTGCACACTCCATAGTTCCCAGTGATATCCAAGCCCCTGCAACTGACCATGGCTTCCGATTCCTGCGAGTCCGCCTTCCTTAACCAGGTCATTCATGAATTTTGCATGTTTTTGAAATACATGCTCTTCTTCCATAAACCAGGCACCTCTTCTTCTTGCTTTGGAAGCTAGTTCTTCATAAGGAGTAAAATATTGCAGTTTTGGGTCTTTAAAAGGTTGTTCTGTAGCGTAATAAAATTCCTCTGCCCAGGGCCCGCCATATGAAACCAGCAGGGTAGGGGTAACGGCCATTTTTGACTGCGCTATGGATTTTACTGCGTCCTTATAAATGGGATAAATAGGCAGCGAATGTTCATGACCGGGATACCCATCCAGCATTTGGGTCATGTTTAATTTAATATCAAGTCCACCTTCTGTGGTTGGCATCAATTCCAGTTCTTTTGCTGCCATAATAACCCATTGCCGCATTTGCCGGTTACCCACCAGGTACATTTTGATGGACTTTGTATTGTAATACTCGCTGTACTGTTTTAAAACATTTTTGGTGTGTTCAAGATCCTTAAGCTTATATCCCCAGAATCCAACTCCCGGGCCCGTGCTATAAACCCGGGGGCCGTGCAGCATTCCGGCCACTATCATATCTGAGTATGTCAAAATATCTGTAGTGCCCGTTTGCGGATCACGGGTGGTAGTTACCCCATACGCCAGGTTGGCACTATAGATCCATACCTGATTCTTATGCACCTCCCGGTTAGGCCACATATGGGCGTGCGTATCAATAAATCCAGGGGTCACTGTTTTTCCGGCTGCATCAATTTCTTTAGTGCCCCGGGGTACTGTTAAAGATCCGGTTGATCCCACAGCTTTTATTCGGTTATTCTCGATGAGGATATCGCCATTCTCAATTACTTCATCCCCCTTCATGGTTATAATACGGGCATTTTTAATAAGTGCTGTTCCCCGGGGAATAGCGCGCTTGAATTTCAGGTCTATTTTAAATTCTTCAGCCAGGAAATTTTTTTCTTTTTCATCCTTCTTTTTTTCATCCTCCTTTTTCTCTACTTCGGCCTCGCCCTTTTTCTTCTTTTCTTCTTTCAATTTTTCACCAGCCTTTTTGGCCACCATCACGCTGTCATCAAATACTTTCGCTTTATCAAGATCATAGATAAAATGGCTGGAGCCTAAAGACCAGTGAACTTTATTGGATCCAGAGGACCAGGCCGGGAATTCCCCGCCAATCTCGGTGAGTTGTTTGGCGGGAAAGGAGGCTTTCTCCACATTTGCCACAGATACTTCTGCAGTAGTGCCAAATCGTGGGATGAGCACAGTATAAATATCATTATTTATCTTGGCCAGCGCTCTTTTTCCATCGGGAGAAATTTTTATTTCTGAAGGTTTGGAAGCCTGATCCTGAGATTCGTTATAATCTTCTACTTCAGCAAGGATATGTTCATGTAACACATCGGAAGTGCCGAAAGTGGTAATTCCTTTGATCTTTAAATGAGTTTTCTCATCTGTTCCATCCCATCGTATAGACATTAGCTGATCCTCCTTGTTCACATAAATGCGGTCATCTACCGTAGTGAAATGAGGATTAAGTCTTCCTTTTGATTTGGCGATAAGGTTTACCTCTCCTCCATTGGAGAGGATCCAGGCGAGATCTTCCCTGGCTCTGGAATCAAATCCGCTGTTGGAGGCCCGGTAATTTTCTGCAGTTCCCCTTGTAAATGCAATACGGTCGCTCTTGTAGGACCATGCGGGATTACTGTAAATTCCAGGGGATTTTGTAAGTCGGGTTAAGTTTTTTCCATTCACCCCAACTTTATACAAATGTCCCTCCTGGGTTTCCCAGGTTGTAAAAACAATTTGCTTGCCATCCGGGGACCAGGCAGGGTGCGCTTCAGTAAAATCGTGGCTCGTAAGCCTGCGGGCTTTTCCGTTAGGAAAATCCATCACGTACAGCCTGTTAAGTGCGGTAAAGGCAAATTGTTTTCCATCTGGCGAGGGAACTCCATCTCTTATTTGTGTTACCTGAACTTCTGGAGAATCTTCTATAGGATATTTAAAGGACACGCGGGGTCCCAAATCAATTTTCAGGTCTACTTCAAAGGGGATCTCGGTGGCGTTCTTTCCCTCCAAAGAGATATTGTAGATCTTCCCGCCGTAGGAAGCGATAAGGGATTTGCTGTCTGGTGTAAAGGACATGGCGGGCAAAACTCCCAGGGAAGCAATGGATTCCTGGTCGTCACGTTGTACGGGATAGGCCAGCCAGTTCTCATCTCCGGTTTGCAGATTTCTGGCTACAAGGCCGGTCTCAGTTTCGAATCGACTGCCATACACCATCCATTTTCCGTCTGGTGACAATACCGGCGTAAATGCCGACCCATAACGGGAGGTAATCACTGCAGTGGTAGCATCTTCCATATCATAGGACCCAATTTGGTATTGGGGTAATTGGGCGTTATAATTCCATCCGCCTGTCCTTCGGGAGAAATATATGGTCTTCCCGTCATGGCTAAAGGCAGGGTCAATTGTTTTTAGATTTGCAGGTTCTTTGATCAATTGGGCCCCGCTTCCTCCATCCTTATGGTAGAGGTATAATTTAATATTTCTTCTTCCTTTGGCTCCCACAATATAATCCCCGTCCGGTGACCAATCTGCTGAAAAGAAATTCTGGTTGTTATCCTCTGTAACCTGTTTCATCTCCTCGGTCGCAAGGTCCATGGTCCAGATATTATCTGAGCCGGTTTTATCTGAAATAAATACCAGCGACTTACCGTCCGGACTAAATTTTGGGTGCACCTCATACGCCATGCCTTTGGTAAGCTTTTTAGCTTTTCCACCTGTAACCGGTATGGAATAAATATCTCCCATCATATCAAACACAATTTGTTTCCCGTCTGGACTTACATCAAGGGAAATCCATGTGCCTTCATTGGTGGTGAAAGAAATGTTGCGTTCGGGTTTTAAAGGGAGTTCTTTGGTTTTCACAGTATCCTGAATAGCGATACTGTCCTGGGCATAAATTGTAAAACTTCCGGTTAACAGGAAAGTAATTACAAAAGCAAAAAATTTGTTCATGGAATGGAGTAAATAAGTGAGAATAAAATTTTTGCAGCAATATAGGAAATTATATTACCTAAAGATAGACCTTAAAAGGCTTTATAGCAGGATAGTGCAAAACTGTCTTCAAAAATCAAAATGCAGGGAGAAATGTGGAAACAAAAGGAGTAGGTATTCCAGGGCATAAAAAAAGGCACCCCTTCGGGTACCTTGTTCCTAATTATTTTATAAAAAATTATACTACTATTTGTTTTTGGCCGGCGGCATCGCGGTTATTTTGGGAAATATCTTCTACCGGTTTTAAATTCTCCCGGCGTTTTCTGTTTTCAAAGAAGTTATAAGCAAGATAACCAGCACCTACCACAGCACCAATTCCTACTCCTACCACTCCGCCTCTTCTAATAGCCGATTTTCCTAATTTTAAAGCAAGGGCTCTTTTTCCCCATTTCATTCCTTTATCCATTATATTGCTCATAATACTTATTTTAAGATTAGTTACTCTTATTAAAAAATTCTTGAAGTACTAATATCGGGGATTAAT encodes the following:
- a CDS encoding dipeptidase yields the protein MKIKHILPFLAIAMIGCKNDNQNKDINNEAIAEEALLRKADSLAHAFIITDGHVDLPYRLKSEGIDLITLENGSTVIDAGIGDFDLERAKKGGLDAPFMSIYIPAELQETGGAKALADSLIDLVQSITTTYPEHFALANSPADVEKNFKAGKISLPMGMENGAPIEGDLKNVEYFFNRGIRYITLSHGKDNEITDASYDTTATHGGLSDFGRKVVEEINRVGIMVDVSHISNNAFHDVMEVTKVPVIASHSSAEKFTPGFERNMNDELIKALGENGGVIQINFGSDFLDIDSQESGNRINEKLKNELEKQGLTENDSAAQPYIEQFRKENPYKFSNVAKVADHIDHVVQLIGIDHVGLGSDYDGVGDSLPEGLKDVSHFPNLIAELLRRGYSNEDIEKICYQNVFRVWNAVLDFAQASTSK
- a CDS encoding amidohydrolase family protein, with translation MNKFFAFVITFLLTGSFTIYAQDSIAIQDTVKTKELPLKPERNISFTTNEGTWISLDVSPDGKQIVFDMMGDIYSIPVTGGKAKKLTKGMAYEVHPKFSPDGKSLVFISDKTGSDNIWTMDLATEEMKQVTEDNNQNFFSADWSPDGDYIVGAKGRRNIKLYLYHKDGGSGAQLIKEPANLKTIDPAFSHDGKTIYFSRRTGGWNYNAQLPQYQIGSYDMEDATTAVITSRYGSAFTPVLSPDGKWMVYGSRFETETGLVARNLQTGDENWLAYPVQRDDQESIASLGVLPAMSFTPDSKSLIASYGGKIYNISLEGKNATEIPFEVDLKIDLGPRVSFKYPIEDSPEVQVTQIRDGVPSPDGKQFAFTALNRLYVMDFPNGKARRLTSHDFTEAHPAWSPDGKQIVFTTWETQEGHLYKVGVNGKNLTRLTKSPGIYSNPAWSYKSDRIAFTRGTAENYRASNSGFDSRAREDLAWILSNGGEVNLIAKSKGRLNPHFTTVDDRIYVNKEDQLMSIRWDGTDEKTHLKIKGITTFGTSDVLHEHILAEVEDYNESQDQASKPSEIKISPDGKRALAKINNDIYTVLIPRFGTTAEVSVANVEKASFPAKQLTEIGGEFPAWSSGSNKVHWSLGSSHFIYDLDKAKVFDDSVMVAKKAGEKLKEEKKKKGEAEVEKKEDEKKKDEKEKNFLAEEFKIDLKFKRAIPRGTALIKNARIITMKGDEVIENGDILIENNRIKAVGSTGSLTVPRGTKEIDAAGKTVTPGFIDTHAHMWPNREVHKNQVWIYSANLAYGVTTTRDPQTGTTDILTYSDMIVAGMLHGPRVYSTGPGVGFWGYKLKDLEHTKNVLKQYSEYYNTKSIKMYLVGNRQMRQWVIMAAKELELMPTTEGGLDIKLNMTQMLDGYPGHEHSLPIYPIYKDAVKSIAQSKMAVTPTLLVSYGGPWAEEFYYATEQPFKDPKLQYFTPYEELASKARRRGAWFMEEEHVFQKHAKFMNDLVKEGGLAGIGSHGQLQGLGYHWELWSVQSGGMEPHTALKTATLLGAESLGLDGDLGSIEPGKLADLVILDKNPLENIRNSNSVKYVIKNGVIYEAGTLDEIHPENKKATPFLWQTKKPANLPGVKM